A single region of the Egibacteraceae bacterium genome encodes:
- a CDS encoding class I adenylate-forming enzyme family protein: MSRADLVPDLQAACERWSERPAVTFRGRTLTYGQLWEQVLALSWAYQALGIRPGDRVVCQLPTCPEHLVAAGAAWACGAVHVGAHRDLTPPELAALVERTGAGAVVVQPPPRLDDPLASLRAVHASRPRPRVIAHGLPDAPENVEVLSALLAGPSPHPHPPAPVTSGDTALLLRTSGTTGEPKAVEETLPGLWAKIGFFADALSPRPHDVHLVYLPIAHVFGLKLALMALGTGGRLVLLDPFSPEAALRLVGAEGVTVVSGSPTHLTLLVGHLDADRHRVESLRWVVTAAAPLSPRLVPALIERLGVDLLYVYGCSEGFLTCTTDPDEIVRGSVGSRVFVGSTANPPAPPDGSVAILDPDRPIRLPAGEEGEIAFGATRPVRYWGQPPAATDGWYRTGDLGRLDEDGRLFITGRLKEVINRGGLKVAAGEIEAVLAEHPAVADCAVVPAADPVLGEAICACVVPAGGRPPTLPEVREHLAGRLARHKLPDELCVVESIPRSSVGKIDRAAVSALAGEVDRPRERLRPPAREAAAPPPR; the protein is encoded by the coding sequence GTGAGCCGTGCGGACCTCGTCCCGGATCTCCAAGCCGCGTGCGAGCGATGGTCGGAACGCCCCGCCGTGACCTTCCGGGGCCGCACGCTCACGTACGGGCAGCTTTGGGAGCAGGTCCTGGCCCTGTCCTGGGCCTATCAGGCCCTCGGCATCCGGCCGGGCGACCGGGTCGTGTGCCAGCTGCCCACCTGCCCGGAGCACCTCGTCGCGGCAGGTGCGGCGTGGGCCTGCGGGGCGGTCCACGTCGGTGCTCACCGTGACCTGACGCCACCGGAGCTCGCGGCGCTCGTCGAGCGCACCGGGGCGGGGGCGGTCGTCGTGCAGCCCCCGCCCCGCCTCGACGACCCGCTCGCGTCCCTGCGCGCGGTCCATGCCTCTCGGCCCCGCCCGAGGGTCATCGCGCACGGCCTCCCCGACGCCCCCGAGAACGTGGAGGTCCTGTCCGCCCTGCTCGCCGGACCGAGCCCTCACCCTCACCCGCCGGCTCCCGTCACCTCCGGGGACACGGCACTGCTCCTGCGCACGTCGGGGACGACCGGCGAGCCGAAGGCCGTGGAGGAGACCCTCCCGGGCCTCTGGGCCAAGATCGGGTTCTTCGCCGACGCCCTCTCCCCCCGGCCCCACGACGTGCATCTCGTCTACCTGCCGATCGCCCACGTCTTCGGCCTGAAGCTCGCACTCATGGCGCTCGGGACCGGCGGACGGCTCGTCCTCCTCGATCCCTTCTCGCCGGAGGCGGCCCTGCGCCTCGTAGGCGCCGAAGGGGTGACGGTCGTCTCGGGCAGCCCCACGCATCTCACGCTGCTCGTCGGCCACCTCGACGCAGACCGCCACCGCGTCGAGAGCCTGCGCTGGGTGGTGACCGCCGCCGCGCCGCTCAGCCCCCGGCTCGTGCCGGCGCTCATCGAGCGCCTGGGCGTCGACCTGCTCTACGTCTACGGCTGCAGCGAGGGTTTCCTCACCTGCACCACCGACCCCGACGAGATCGTGCGGGGCTCGGTGGGCAGCCGGGTCTTCGTGGGGTCGACGGCGAACCCGCCCGCGCCCCCGGACGGGTCGGTGGCGATCCTCGACCCCGACCGCCCCATCCGCCTGCCCGCGGGGGAGGAAGGCGAGATCGCCTTCGGCGCGACGCGCCCGGTTCGCTACTGGGGTCAGCCGCCGGCCGCCACCGACGGGTGGTACCGCACCGGCGACCTGGGCAGGCTCGACGAGGACGGACGGCTGTTCATCACCGGACGCCTCAAGGAGGTCATCAACCGTGGGGGGCTCAAGGTGGCCGCGGGAGAGATCGAGGCGGTCCTGGCCGAGCACCCAGCGGTCGCCGACTGCGCCGTGGTACCCGCTGCGGATCCCGTCCTCGGCGAGGCGATCTGCGCCTGCGTCGTGCCCGCCGGCGGTCGGCCCCCCACGCTCCCGGAGGTCCGCGAGCACCTCGCTGGGCGCCTGGCCCGCCACAAGCTCCCCGACGAGCTCTGCGTCGTGGAGTCCATCCCCCGCTCGAGTGTCGGCAAGATCGACCGCGCGGCGGTGTCGGCCCTCGCGGGAGAGGTGGACCGGCCCCGGGAGCGGCTCCGGCCGCCGGCGAGGGAGGCGGCCGCGCCCCCGCCGCGCTGA